The window ttccattataaaatcaatatgtggacctttttggattcctgggagctaattaaaaatgtaatccagGAAAGAATGAGAACCAATGTTGTTGTTTACGTCCCTCAATCGGTATCTAAGCTGTGTctctaatttatatttatttatgtgtgtgtgtgtgtgtaaatacagtTTAAGTCACCAGAGAACAATATAGTCACAACTTATagaccatttgtgttgatataacagtaaataagcgtttaacctttgaataaattgCAAACAGCATACATGTCCTACATtgcaaataatcaaacaaaggacacaataaataacaaaaaacatttattgattaaacaagtattaaacaaataataataaaattgattacATGTTGTACTGCTCAAGAATTAAAAATTTCAATAAAGCAAtaacaatgaagctgcagaataatgacacattataaacaaatttaagtaaacaggaagatttttaaaaaattctgaaattgcacaaacacaaaagtttccaaatagactgtaaaaaaaagctttgaaactgcacaaaattaaaaaaaggaaacaacttaaaatacccatgtAAAAATCTATGAAATTGCACAAGACATCTTAAAACAGCTATTTTTTTATAGAAACCTGAACAGAAACCAGTTTAAgaaatagcatatatatatatatatatacacacacacacacatatatatatatatatatatacacacacacacacacacacacacacacacacacacacacacacacacacacacatatatatatatgtttgtatatataaagaaatagcatgaatatatatagctaatatatatgaatatagcaTGAATATActttctctatatatatatagagaaagtgaaagaaacaaattgcccaagtatcagggaacatcttaatacacttaaaatgttgttataaaataaaataatttaaaaaaataaagtgatttagacatttgacacattagctgctctctttccttccttccatcaACCCTATCAGGAGCAAGTTGTAGCCACCTTGTGATGTATTTCTCCACCTCTTCATCAGTGGCGCTattggtatggacatttgtcctcactgcatctgtgattaaaagataaacagatgatTTGTTGTGAACAAGTACAAAtgttaatcgaaaaaaaaaaaaacagattcatgTTTGCTCTCACATAAGTACAACCTAAATGGGACTTAAAATCACATTATATAAAGATTCTTTGTTCCTCTGGTTAATGATTTAAATACACATTCTGCATAAAAGGTATTTTGGCACAGATGAATAACAGCCTCTAAATGTATTGAAATGTATATTTCAAATCAACTTACTGACTACGACAGTCCTTAGGGTGAGTGCACGAAAAGCCACTTTTTGGTTTGCCCCACTCCAGTTCATTTGTTTAGCCAAGGAAAGCTTTCCTAGGATACGCCACACTGCTTCTTTAGTGGAAAACCTAccaataagtaaaataaactaacaaacaaaaaataaattaaaataaaaaaaaaaatctatgaaatacaaaagagcttgaacttaccactTTCTTcctttgttcgggctgctcctttagttgatgttcaagcttttctaaatcaaataaattggacaaaggaaggtcaaatgtgctTGCATCTGGAGTTTCATCCCGCTGCAGAGTACTGCTTTGTTTTTGCTGATTTTTGAGAATCAGGTCCAGTTGCTGCTTTATGACCTCTTGTGATTTTATAAGTTCAGTCAGTAAtgctaaaaaacacaaataatgaaTTAGTATAACATCTCATATATCTCAACAGTGGGATAGATACTGCTGTTGTTCTCTAGttaatctttactttctagctgcattaagcctttacaaatttactgatgttttgaattcttacaaagacatgacgagttgcaataagttctgtcttgatctccaaCTGCACTGGAACAAGGACTGTAAATGTTCCTAGGGGTACTGGAACGTAAAGTaactgtgcatcttgatggtgttcTTAAGgattctgccatagtcattggtgGTGATGGTACTTGCGGTGCTGCATCAATTTCTGAAAGATCCTCCATTCTGCCTTTCTTTTCCAGTctcttttttccaaataaattttCATCATCACAGTCACTATAGTTGTATCTGTTATGTCCCctgatcagatacatttacaacacacaacattttagtacagtgccaagtttttacgcagcggatgcccttccagcagcaacccatctctgggaaacatccacacacacattcacacacacactacggacaatttagcctacccaattcacctgtaccgcatgtctttggactgtaggggaaactggagcacccggaggaaacccacacaaaggcagggagaacatgcaaactccacacagaaaccccaactgagccgaggttcgaaccagcgaccttcttgcagtgaggcgacagcactacctactgcgccactgcctcgcctgcctAGCATGATGATtggtcattttcttaaaaaaatgtaaatacttttttAGGATTTGATATTTCCTGCAAAATGAAACAAGAAATTATTTGATGACACCTCAAACTTCAGATGCTCATCACATctgctgaccaatcaaatgctcttctgGTATTTGATATGTCCCACCCCATTCAAGATGCTGAAATTGGCCATTGTCTTCCTGTTTCAgaataaaactgcacattttaaagcattgcACATTACCGACCCAGTGTATAAAGTGATAGAACTGCTCAATATGAGTAATGCTGTATGTGATGCCTGATATTATAAATTCCCTTAATTGATCATCATTTATTGACGACTCATCAACCTTAATAACCATGAAATGTGTCTACTGCAGTGGCACACTGTCAGGAGGTGAGTACATTATCTGTAACGTTTTATTCTGGAAGAGAACtaatcatttaaagggcacctattattcacttattttatttttggtgtccccagaatgtgtctgtgaaatttcagctttaaatactctacatatctttatttatatacattgtttttgttttaaactgtTGAAAATGTCAGTTGTTTTGTCAGATTAAAAAGTGTTGTTTCTGTGTATGTGCCTTAAATACAAATGAGTTGTCTCTCTGTGCCTCGTATTGGAAATAAAGTAGTGTTTAGACATGTCAACTACTGGTCCACAATGACAGGCAATCACCCAGACACTGATGAAGCAGAGACCCAGTCTGAAATAACAATGTTACGGGACCTAcagtattatgcccctttttacaagatctaaaataaGTCTCCGATGATCCTGGGGTGTGtatgtgacgtttcagctcaaaataccatacaaaattattttataactctttgaaactgccccttaaaGGTCTCTATTTTATCAATCTAAGcataaagtctaaagtgcatggaaCAAAAGCATTAAGACCATGTCTGAAtccaattttgctattttaaggacaggaaaatatGTTCTGTGCTCTGGCGCATGGTccgacagggttgtgcttattcttttcatgagttatgggtgtgttttcagcaaaatgtgcattaaaccaatcagagtctcatctttagccgtatgttcacaccgaaagcggcgacagCGCCAAAGTAGccggaattcattcattttcaatgaaagtCGGCAGTGAGGAGTAGTGCAGCGCGCCTTCACTGGTGTGGGCGTCgaagagagttgaaatcaagttaactttttggtaatgagctatgatgtggttcggcagcaagcaatcagaatgtagaagtctGCCGCACGAGAgcagtccagagaacacagtcacagtgaactttggttctgaccacagttgtttccacaggtttgattattgcggtcactggatttccaattatttgcaatgttttctcacaggaacatacattaaaaagttactggtgagttactCATGtgaattaatgttatatatatttttccttaaaaaagcgggaatctcagcacaaaacagtattgctgcttcagaatatttcagacatatggacacattagATAATTAAGTgcagcaaagccacaccacatgcaacttgatcttccattgttaaataaatttgataaaaagtgtgcaacattttcacgcttgaaagcatgttttatgtggGAATGtgactgatatgctgcaacggcccctttaaatacaagatcaatgtagcgaattttgacgctcttgccgccaaaggtgaaggcagacagcgttgtcaccAGGGTGCCCAAAGCGACCTTTGACGCTCTTgacgctttcggtgtgaacgtataGTAAGAGTCAGCTGTGTTGCACCATGGCTCATTTTCTAtatacatggtggactttgtaagtggaaaaactaaacacttCACTTGTGAGAAAACAGTTAGACAGATCATCTGTTCGAGGATGAAGACTGAGCCTCCTCCAGTCGGCCTCTTTAATTTCTCtttgctttacttttactctttaactTTAGCTAACGCTCTGCACAGGACTTTAAACCAGCATTCATCTGGTCAATAGCGTggcctatttcagttcctcaaaatagcaatgcgccaacaatacgccttaacacaccacatttttagaccagaacacccatgagtccacaaagtggcacaaatggatttgctatttaaacaacgtggtgcaaagcaTGAAAATTTCAGTtgtgctgatctgaaaatagcaactaaTCACGCCATACAcaccttgcaccttattgcgctgaGTGTGTGAAAGGGcccttaggctttgatcctaattgtgtcatTTTTGTGACTGTTGCTTTGAAgataatgtgaaattaaaatattttttttacatgtcagCGAGTGACAGAATTTGTCTtttgaagatataaaactgatataagcatccaaagcttgcagtttctcACTTTCGtctaaatggatcaatgattttttccccatcacctcatacttcagtttctcatcaaatcttgatcattcaaatgctctctagtatctgacataacCCGCCATTTTCAAGACGCTTcctatttgcttttcatttgatgcgcttgagctcaaccaccctcactggcagagctgtgatatgtgatattgatataaatacaatattggctgattgtttttttttgtctaatctttCCCACCCTCTctccatgtttcagttgagattacatcaaacatagaATAAAAAGGCTGAATTGAATCATCCAACTATGATGGAAAGacatttactgaaataaattCCAACATGCGCATCAAagaaagtcatgtgattttgttttaaaagattaTGTGATAACTAGGAGTGATGGTACAGCATTAGACAAACAAGTGGACCGACCACAATGTAGAGCATCTGACAtgttgttttggccattctaAAATCATTCAGCCAAAGTTCATCCTTAgactggttcagtattattatctccaggtgcaagtcatttattatataagagaAAGGACCACAGTGttttctcctaccacagcaaattccctttttcttttttatatttggtgccggtttatcaggaagtgaccagTTTTGTTCTCTTAgatggaaacagtgctttattcacaaatgtcttatgcaatattccagttttgtggataaatctctttggatggaaacacagctaatgaaAACTAGGTGTAAGTCTTCTTGCCGAACACACACTTGTCATCGTGGCTTTAATGTCCTTAGGAGACATCCAAATTCCAACTGCGCCaagaaagttaaataaataaactgacccAAGTGTTTCTAATCCCGCTGAGAGTGGACTGATGGATGTTGAGACAATCCCTCAGATCCTGCTCCTTCTGACCAGCGACAGGTAAACCAGGAACAGGAACCATTGGTCAATCAGTGGAAGGCATTGGCTCTGGTGCGGAGCAGGAGTCTTCATGACAAAAATGATGATCATTACCTGGTAAAGTTAACAGACATTAACATCTCTggtgtattttgtaaataaaacatgaCTTCAGATGAACAACAAATTCCACTGTATCTCACATTTCACAGTTTTATGGTCAAAccttattaatatcattataaacatttctcaagtaacatctaatcacaaatataaaatatatcccaagtaaataactcaaaaatgaaattacaaacatgtaaacactttaaggaaataaacagttgttttcccctttaaaatacaaatattacatttcttgtataaatatttgtatgaataaactttgtgatcctttttgttgaaaatataaagtagtggtgaacaatatattgtttgagcatcgatatcgcaatgtgtgtatttgcaatagtcacaatgcaggattaattttaataatgattaaaagataaagatattatcaaaatttgacattatttatccaatgatgaccatgttattttacatttgattgtttcgtttctgtacttgaatactgttccaCTCCCCAGAAaagcataaagcactgtttatttatttattattgcttgtaatttgttataatttatgcagatgaacTGCATAGAAAAAGTCTTGATCATCCAAGTCGATCTAAATTAATAAAAGCTTTCCAAAtatagctattcaaatcatctggtgaaattatattcctatcgcaatgtatatcgcagcaaaacaaaaaaaaaaaatgcaatgtcagatttttccaatatcgagcAGCACAAATATAAAGCAATTGACAACACTGCCAGAGAGTCTTTCTCAGCCTTACGCATGCTAGACGTGAGCTAACTACACCTACATTTCGAAATATAAACAGAATAGAAAACTCTTTTTCAGTACACATTTGATTCCACGGTAATGATATATACATGATACCATCCAGCcccactgcatttatttattgccatattTATAGCAGAAATAATACCTGGTCATTTATGTCATGGAAacacatatgtatatttattatcagtgtgttactgaaatgcaacatgattatttattaactgtaCTCTGTTAGCCCTTACTGTAGTTTATTATAAAGCAGATGTTTGTAAACATGCTTTGTAACCCTTGTCATGAACTGATCAAAGTAACAAATTGTAAACATTTGGAGTAAGATATTGTAACTGAATGTTTAGTGTTTACTTTAGAATGGTTTTCTATGGGAAAGTGCTAAGCATGTAGTTTAGCATCTTGTGCTTGTATTCTAGCAACACTTATTTGCTGTATAAAGCATGTAttatatcaataaataatttgatcTGTGTTTCCATTTCTCTTAAAGAATCATACTGATAGTGAGTGAGTCTCTGTTAATTTTAAAGTCCCCGTTAACTTATGACAAAATTAAccgtatgattttgttagctcacattgctagtgttGTGGGGAACTatttatctgtgcatgtcattaaaaaacaaaacttgtttGCCCTTATAATCTTAATTGAAAtacaaaaatgcacttcctgtttgtttttctgttaaattgtcagattacgtaCATCTTAGGAATTGGGCATgactaacatatttaaccacgctgctccaactgtcagttttgacactaagcagaaatggtgagcaggatgtgtctgttaggttgtaatatctTTGGCCAAACACTTTTCCCAATCTTactaaatgaaatgcctactttactacatccaatcagctcgctgtcatttaatattcagtttctctaggaacttttgtcacaatacaaaaaaaaagtcgcAACTTcaagttcatgcagactttaaacattttgtttactggagaagaaaaaagtttaagatttattttttattgaaaacagtaaagacttttttttttttttttactttttattcaattttattgttcattttctttgaaaAGGACAGAATTCTTGGACAGAATATAAACAaccatttttaattatgaaaaacatttagaTTACTCTTGGCTTGTTTTactcatttatattatatatttgtttcattgcatattctcattttaaaaacacatactAGTTTACACTCTGAgctggtgtgtgtgcatgtgtgtgtgtgtgtgtgtgtcttcagctcgtacagcttcacacagagccttacagatgcagcagaggaagctcaggatcaggatctgttctcctcagttcctctgcccctcctgttctccttctacaaatcattgacagcgtttatctacactgaactacttttctctttcgtcagatgggttcaggtagtgcctctgtcTTGCTGCGCTTCAGGAgaattcagcatcacaagcaaaatgaccaccttgtgtcatATAACATATATTGATCAATCAGCACGGTTGTCAAGGCAGAATCTCAAgcacaaccaatcattttaaatgacatggtgaatcatttaaagaaatttaaatgttaagttcagagaacttacaatatgaattaaatgtttgttgctgcctaatgagtaagttaaacacacctttaatgccaaaacttggtatttttattaatgaaaagTTATATTATCCGCTTAGGGCCCCAAGAAAGTCTGGAGGCCcacaataaatactaataatgtaATTTCCTGTCATATTTTGTAGGATAAGgctttaacaaatacattttacctTAAATAGCATGTGTGCAATTGTGTCCCCCCACCCCCAATCATggatcagtccagcagtcaaatcagaaGAAAATTTAGTTTCAGAAAACAAatagtttgttcattaattttagtTGTGAACtcattttaagcaaacaaatcttttaaaatgtagagattgtgttaagataaaaatatagaaaGCAAGACAGAGTGCTATAAGATAaagacagctaaataaataagcaaatatgaaaAGTGCTTATTACTGAAGGAAACAATCATCATGATCACGGTACAAAGTGTAGAGTAAACAATGTTATTAACACTATGAgctgtatttgttaaaataaatgttaaattattgtgtGTTTCATTAGACAAACTGTTGAGATGATGAAAAACACGCTGTCTTATACGTTTTAGTTAAACTGTGATTCTCTGTGCTGAACATTGCCCCCTTGTGTTGTCTATGATCACTTACTGAGGAGAGACGTGACCCTGCACCACAAAAGcacttttttacttcttttagtttgagcacatgctttttaaaatgattgagcTGTTGAAACGTTGACCTACACATGAAAAAaacatattgtttaaataaagttattttttaaattataattgtattctAACCTGAAACTGAAGATCGTCCTAAAAAGAGATTTATTGCGCTATATTGGGATAATTTGcaatttgatatgcacaaaagaagaaaaacacagtAGTGTTTACTTTAAATTCTCGTAAGAAgtttagtatttgtattttttctaactTGGAATTGAAGATTAAATCAAAAAACTATTCAGCACTCTTCAATGTTGAAAATTTTGTAGTTCAAtgtccacaaaaacacaatattgttcatttcaaattctcatagaaacttttcttttttacctaaaattgaagatcactcaaaataaaaaaaacatttgttaaatatcAGCATGCGTGTATGGACATTTACTGAGTTTATTATCGACAGATCTGTGTTTAAGTAAAACAATTCGGCTAGtttagatttttatgttttaaatttagacatcaaatattgcaaataaaggtTTGGTCTAGTTAGTTCAGCACACTACAGACAGCATGATCATATCTGACTGAACAGAGTCTCCTAATTCCTCCAGTgtctgtgttcattcattcattttccttcagcttagtccctttattcatcaggggtcgccacaggggaatgaaccgccaaaatatccagcatatgttttacacagcagatgcccttccagcttcaacccagtactgagaaacatccacacactctcacatgcacaaacacactatggccaatttagtttattcaattcacataaaccACATGtcattgaactgtgggggaaacccatgccaacacatggagaacattcaaactccacacagaaatgtcaactggccctgctggtactcgaaccagcgaccttcttgctgtgaagttacagtgctaaccactgagtcactgtgctgcccttggtttgaacatttacattttagtgaaaccagtaaagacaaaaaaaaactgctgtaattgcgtataaaataactttattgtttatgatttatttaacaccTTCCCCCGTTTTTCTCTAAGTGGTCTAGAAACTGTACATTTGTCAACTGTAGactagcttgtgtgtgtgtgtgatgtgtgtgtgtgtgtgtgtgtgtgtgtgtgtcttcagctcgtACAGCTTCACACAGAGGCTCACAGATGCAGCAGAGGAAGCTCAGGATCAGGATCTGTTCTCCTCAGTTCCTCTGCCCCTCCTGCTCTCCTTCTACAAATCATTGACAGCGTTTATCTACACTGAACCTGACAATGCAACCCAAGCCATGACTGCTGGATTTAGATAAGTGTAATGTCACTGGCCACCTGTGCAGTGCAACCAGGGATGGCTCTCAATGTCATCTAAACTGGGTCGATCAGCCGGTgctgcactgagacaccagcgaatcagctgacggcactctgttacacacaacaccgtcttcagaaccacacaacaacacacttctgctcgctcgccaggctatctctgaatgtgtctgaatctcttacctgttgacaagctcctggggaaggtcagtctgcttctggacgtgaccctcTGTGCGCCTCTGAATGGGAAACGGTCACACATGATGTTGTAGAgcgtcactcctactgaccagaCTGTAGCTGGAGTCGCATGGTAGCGATGTCTACGAAACCACTCAGGAGGAGCGTATGCAGGAGTGCCTGAGAGACATAAGAAGACCACAAACATCTGCTCAACATGCTCCAGTACAGACAAATTCCCTTTAGTGGATCAGCAGAAGTTCACAAACATCAACAGAACGTTTCCTTCTGTAACTCAAACTCACCTgcaaagtatttgtaggccgagcgcttcagcagatctccacagccgaagtccagcagcttgatgtcctgggactctgtggagatcaggaggttttctggtttgacgtcccggtgcaggacgccgcggctctcgcagtgttttagggcggcaatcagctgcaccagcactttctttgcaagacgctcatccagacagccgttctcctcacagaagctctggagatcttggcaaggatccggtcgctccaggatcaggatgtagcgcctgggacggtcaaaccagtccagcagctgcaggacactggggcaggcaggagctgatgtgacacgggtcatcaatgccacctccagcggcagccgaccctgaccatcctgcaggacaaaccctccattatatccagaactcaatcaaacacagcaaacacaacagattcacatCAAAACATACAACTTTCAGTCGCTCGGGGGTCCGGTCCTTCGACACGTACTTGATGGCCACCTGCAGACAGGAAAAGCagagtaaatcacacctgcctgattgtgacacatgacatttactgacagcaacatttctaaagcatgtctgaacaaaggagggaagaaaatctcttactggcagtccatcagacctgcgcatcccagcaaacacagagccgaatccacctcgtcccagcaacgggcccttctggtacaagtctgcaacacagaagagcacaagaaatgaagaaaagagagaaagagaaaacatgcTGGGGTCTCTACAATGACAAATCATTTCCTAACTGAGCCATAAGATCTAAAAGATGAGCtgtgctgacctctgcgagagcgtttggctGGTCTGCTGGACGAGGTGGACAGTGTTTGCTGACTGCTGCTCTGCCTTTTCCTCTTGCTGTTCCTCTGGTCTGTGGATGCAGAATCAGCCAAATGTGAAGGCACAGGAGCCAAAAAACCAGGAAGCTCAGTGGTGCAGTCCCGTGTATCTTCTgtatatcaaaacatttttaatgaatcttttttgttaacttctgtaatccttttcatattagtcaaacatcatacagcatcatacagtgatatacaatgacaaacaaatgaaagattaaaaacactcacctcctctttcttcacccatgtgggacatggacaatctcctccaacctgcaataaaacagacaaatacagacaaatataaaaaataaatgtaaaacaaagtaaagaaaaagaagaagaaggaatgaaataagagcaacaaaaatgtgtttaaaaaaataatcagaaaaataactaaaataaagatgattagagaaattgtgctctttaaaataaatctttctcAGAAATCCTCCAACAGCTTCAGAAATCTCAGGAATCGCACAGAAATGCTCTGCAAAGTCGCCTCGTCTCTCAACCAACAGATTGCGATgggtttgattgtttttatatgcgGTCAGAAATCATACAataacacgcgttgctatagcaactaaTAATGGCGTGACCTTGCGTGCctgagatatttttttattttcatgaatacAATTCATGCAGTTATTCGATTTCCTaaatcttaattattaataataattaattaaaagctcttgttataaaattaaataactatcaTTGTAATAGGCCTATCAGCTTTCAGTAAAACTTGATAGCGTCACCACCGACATTAGCAGCAGAGAAATCTTTAACGAAAATCACACAGAAATTCAagaataaagtttttaataaacattaccaAACAAACGAGCTCTTCTATAAATGTAACTTACCATAATGAAGAAGTGGACAAAGATGAAATTGTTCTCCATTCGGGAGATCTACAGGAATCATAAACTGTTTTCAgaaaaattattgtattattttctgAGGAACACATTTCTAGGAGTTTATTTACGCTAAATTTCATATTATTGCCGAATCACGCTGAAGCAGGGCATTACGAAAGGTCATGTGACTGACGTCCCTGACGTCACTCCTTGCGTAGTAAATGGCCAACGCACAATTTaggtatattaatgaattatatttttaaataaaataaattgtataataaacaacaataatattaaattaaataaggcttttagtatttgatttcatttaatttcGATAGCTCAATCAGTGTATGGTGATGACGCAGTATTGATGAAAGCTGATTGGCCAATTGATAATTACCCcggaaattaaatttttatacatttttaatttaataacaagaGCTTTTAATTAGAACTAATTGGATTTATACCCCTTTTTGCCTAtttgtattttacaattttagttgctatagcaacgcgtgttaCGATATGAATTCTgactgcatataaaaacaatcaaacctATCGCAATCTGTTGGTTGAGAGACGAGGCGACTTTGCAGAGCATTTCTGTGCGAATCCTGAGATTTCTGAAGCTGTTGGAGGATTTCTCAgagaaaaagacttattttaaagagcacaatttctctaatcatctttattttagttatttttctgattatttttttaaatacaattttgttgctgttttttcattccttcttcttcttcttcttctttacttt is drawn from Danio rerio strain Tuebingen ecotype United States chromosome 6, GRCz12tu, whole genome shotgun sequence and contains these coding sequences:
- the LOC137488052 gene encoding serine/threonine-protein kinase pim-3-like isoform X2, whose translation is MIPVDLPNGEQFHLCPLLHYGWRRLSMSHMGEERGEDTRDCTTELPGFLAPVPSHLADSASTDQRNSKRKRQSSSQQTLSTSSSRPAKRSRRDLYQKGPLLGRGGFGSVFAGMRRSDGLPVAIKYVSKDRTPERLKVDGQGRLPLEVALMTRVTSAPACPSVLQLLDWFDRPRRYILILERPDPCQDLQSFCEENGCLDERLAKKVLVQLIAALKHCESRGVLHRDVKPENLLISTESQDIKLLDFGCGDLLKRSAYKYFAGTPAYAPPEWFRRHRYHATPATVWSVGVTLYNIMCDRFPFRGAQRVTSRSRLTFPRSLSTGNDHHFCHEDSCSAPEPMPSTD
- the LOC137488052 gene encoding serine/threonine-protein kinase pim-3-like isoform X1, which gives rise to MIPVDLPNGEQFHLCPLLHYGWRRLSMSHMGEERGEDTRDCTTELPGFLAPVPSHLADSASTDQRNSKRKRQSSSQQTLSTSSSRPAKRSRRDLYQKGPLLGRGGFGSVFAGMRRSDGLPVAIKYVSKDRTPERLKVDGQGRLPLEVALMTRVTSAPACPSVLQLLDWFDRPRRYILILERPDPCQDLQSFCEENGCLDERLAKKVLVQLIAALKHCESRGVLHRDVKPENLLISTESQDIKLLDFGCGDLLKRSAYKYFAGTPAYAPPEWFRRHRYHATPATVWSVGVTLYNIMCDRFPFRGAQRVTSRSRLTFPRSLSTECRQLIRWCLSAAPADRPSLDDIESHPWLHCTEGEQEGQRN